Proteins found in one Pseudoxanthomonas sp. SL93 genomic segment:
- the uvrC gene encoding excinuclease ABC subunit UvrC, whose product MSGSPQAEFDGKAFSARLSTAPGVYRMYAADDSLLYVGKAGALRKRVTSYFNGSPKSPRILSMLTQVARMDVTVTRTEAEALLLENQLIKSLTPRYNVLLRDDKSYPYVLLTQEQWPRIAFHRGPRAVPGRYFGPYPGVTAVRETLNLMQKLFKIRNCEDSVFRNRSRPCLQYQIGRCSGPCVALVDEADYAESVRRATLLLDGRSDELTRELTDAMERASVALEFEQAARLRDLVASIRTLQARQYVDGRAADLDVLACAMQGSQACVLLLAFRDGRNLGTRTFFPKTNGEDSAEEVLGAFVSQYYAEQPAPQEIVLDREIPDAELIEHALAASSGRKVQLKWNVRSERAGYLDLAKRNAELALVTELTSRSAQTARSEALKDLLGLPEPARRIECFDISHTMGEATVASCVVFDANGAVRSQYRRYNITGITPGDDYAAMHQAIERRFRRAVEEGGVLPDVLLIDGGAGQLAQAVGALADLGVDGVTLVGVAKGEERRAGHETLVLPDGREVRPGAASPALQLIQQVRDEAHRFAITGHRGKRQKARMTSKLEDIPGIGPRRRASLLKHFGGLAGLKAAGADEIARVEGVNAALAERIYANLHGLPSPQAGNE is encoded by the coding sequence ATGAGTGGTAGTCCCCAGGCGGAATTTGACGGCAAGGCCTTTTCGGCCCGCCTGAGCACGGCGCCGGGCGTGTATCGCATGTACGCCGCCGACGACAGCCTGCTGTATGTCGGCAAGGCCGGCGCCTTGCGCAAGCGCGTCACCAGCTATTTCAATGGCTCCCCCAAGTCGCCGCGCATCCTGTCGATGCTGACGCAGGTCGCGCGCATGGACGTGACCGTCACCCGCACCGAGGCCGAAGCACTGCTGTTGGAAAACCAGCTGATCAAGTCGCTGACGCCCCGTTACAACGTGCTGCTGCGCGACGACAAGAGTTACCCCTACGTGCTGTTGACCCAGGAGCAGTGGCCGCGCATCGCGTTCCACCGCGGCCCGCGCGCGGTACCGGGGCGCTACTTCGGCCCTTACCCGGGGGTCACCGCAGTGCGGGAAACGCTCAACCTGATGCAGAAGCTGTTCAAGATCCGCAACTGCGAAGACAGCGTGTTCCGCAACCGGTCGCGGCCCTGCCTGCAGTACCAGATCGGCCGTTGCAGTGGCCCGTGCGTGGCGCTCGTGGACGAGGCCGACTATGCCGAATCGGTACGTCGCGCCACGCTGTTGCTGGATGGCCGCAGCGATGAGCTGACGCGCGAGCTGACCGATGCCATGGAGCGGGCCAGCGTGGCACTGGAGTTCGAGCAGGCGGCACGCCTGCGTGACCTGGTCGCCTCCATCCGCACGCTGCAGGCGCGCCAGTACGTGGATGGCCGCGCCGCCGATCTCGACGTGCTGGCCTGCGCGATGCAGGGCAGTCAGGCCTGCGTATTGCTGCTCGCGTTCCGCGACGGACGCAACCTGGGCACGCGGACGTTCTTCCCGAAGACCAATGGCGAGGACAGTGCGGAGGAAGTACTGGGAGCGTTCGTCTCCCAGTATTACGCCGAGCAACCCGCGCCCCAGGAAATCGTGCTGGACCGCGAAATCCCCGATGCCGAACTGATCGAGCATGCGCTGGCGGCGTCCAGCGGCCGCAAGGTCCAGTTGAAGTGGAACGTGCGCAGCGAGCGCGCGGGTTACCTGGACCTGGCGAAGCGCAATGCCGAACTGGCGCTGGTCACCGAACTGACCAGCCGTAGCGCGCAGACCGCGCGCAGCGAAGCCTTGAAGGACCTGCTGGGCCTGCCCGAGCCTGCCCGCCGCATCGAATGCTTCGACATCAGCCATACCATGGGCGAAGCAACGGTGGCGTCATGCGTGGTGTTCGATGCCAACGGCGCCGTGCGTTCCCAGTACCGCCGCTACAACATCACCGGCATCACGCCGGGTGACGACTACGCCGCCATGCATCAGGCCATCGAGCGCCGTTTCCGGCGCGCGGTGGAGGAGGGTGGCGTGCTGCCCGACGTGCTGCTCATCGACGGCGGTGCGGGCCAGCTCGCGCAGGCAGTGGGCGCGCTGGCCGACCTGGGCGTGGACGGCGTGACCCTGGTGGGCGTGGCCAAGGGCGAGGAGCGCCGGGCGGGTCACGAAACGCTGGTGTTGCCCGACGGCCGTGAAGTGCGCCCTGGCGCTGCGTCCCCGGCGCTGCAGCTCATCCAGCAGGTGCGCGACGAAGCCCACCGCTTCGCCATCACCGGCCATCGGGGCAAGCGGCAGAAGGCGCGCATGACCAGCAAGCTGGAGGACATTCCCGGCATCGGTCCGCGGCGTCGCGCCAGCCTGCTGAAGCATTTCGGCGGCCTGGCGGGCCTGAAGGCGGCCGGCGCCGACGAGATCGCGCGCGTCGAGGGCGTGAACGCCGCACTCGCCGAGCGAATCTACGCTAACCTGCACGGGTTGCCGTCGCCACAGGCGGGAAACGAGTAA
- the pgsA gene encoding CDP-diacylglycerol--glycerol-3-phosphate 3-phosphatidyltransferase: protein MKLTIPTWLTLLRIVLIPVLVLVFYLPYKWTNLAAAMIFILAAVTDWLDGWIARRYHLYSAFGAFLDPVADKLMVAVSLFLIVQDNPTMWMAIWAAVIVGREIAVSALREWMAGLGQRATVKVAALGKIKTIVQMVALGCLLYASTPGELDVGDIWMGRWIFLIGDWLLAIAALLTLWSGIQYLRAAWPILRDGEKKSVDMPKQDATISSLSTRE from the coding sequence ATGAAGTTGACCATCCCCACTTGGCTCACATTGCTGCGGATCGTGCTGATCCCGGTGCTGGTGCTGGTGTTCTACCTGCCCTACAAGTGGACCAACCTGGCCGCGGCGATGATCTTCATCCTGGCCGCCGTCACCGACTGGCTGGACGGCTGGATCGCGCGTCGCTACCACCTCTATTCCGCCTTCGGTGCCTTCCTGGATCCGGTGGCCGACAAGCTGATGGTGGCGGTGTCGCTGTTCCTGATCGTGCAGGACAACCCCACCATGTGGATGGCGATCTGGGCCGCGGTCATCGTCGGGCGCGAGATCGCGGTGTCCGCGCTGCGCGAATGGATGGCCGGGCTGGGCCAGCGCGCGACGGTGAAGGTGGCGGCACTGGGCAAGATCAAGACCATCGTGCAGATGGTGGCGCTGGGCTGCCTGCTCTATGCCTCCACGCCGGGCGAACTGGACGTGGGCGACATCTGGATGGGGCGCTGGATTTTCCTGATCGGCGACTGGCTGTTGGCCATCGCGGCGCTGCTGACCCTGTGGTCGGGCATCCAGTACCTGCGCGCGGCATGGCCCATTCTGCGCGACGGTGAAAAAAAGAGTGTTGACATGCCGAAACAAGACGCTACAATTTCGTCTCTCTCGACGCGGGAATAG
- a CDS encoding FMN-binding glutamate synthase family protein, producing MSRYLAYGLCIALALLSLALSFTWPAWGWGAVAFGLLAVIGTWDVLQSRSTLRRNYPVLAHFRYGLESVGPEIRQYFIEGDTVEVPFSRQQRSLVYQRAKGVMDVVPFGSQQDVYSVDYEWINHSMAPTHVDSHDFRVVIGANTAQPYSASVFNISAMSFGALSANAVRALNEGARRGGFYHDTGEGSISPYHRENGGDLVWEIGSGYFGCRDERGAFSEERFVENARSPQVKMIELKLSQGAKPGHGGVLPAAKVSAEISATRGVPMGHDCVSPARHSAFSTPVELLQFIARLRDLSGGKPTGFKLAIGHPWEWFAIAKAMQETGLLPDFIVVDGAEGGTGAAPSEFIDHVGVPMHEALLLVHNTLVGLNLRDRIRIGAAGKIISAFDIARIMAMGADWCNAARGFMFALGCIQSQSCHNDRCPTGVATQDPRRWKHLDVPDKSVRVQQFHDNTLKALRDMLCAAGLEHPQQLGPEHILRRVSPIEVRSLASLYRFVEPGELLDRVPAHAVFRDFWPDARSDSFAAPRRVSALCDAKDR from the coding sequence ATGAGCCGCTATCTGGCGTATGGACTGTGCATCGCGCTGGCACTGTTGTCGCTGGCGCTTTCCTTCACATGGCCGGCCTGGGGGTGGGGCGCCGTGGCGTTCGGTCTGCTGGCCGTGATCGGAACCTGGGACGTGCTGCAGTCGCGCAGCACCCTGCGCCGCAACTATCCGGTGCTGGCGCATTTCCGCTACGGACTGGAATCGGTGGGCCCCGAGATCCGCCAGTACTTCATCGAAGGCGATACGGTGGAAGTGCCTTTCTCGCGCCAGCAGCGTTCACTGGTGTACCAGCGGGCCAAGGGTGTGATGGACGTGGTGCCGTTCGGCAGCCAGCAGGACGTGTACAGCGTCGACTACGAGTGGATCAACCACTCGATGGCGCCCACGCACGTCGACTCCCATGATTTCCGCGTGGTGATCGGCGCGAACACGGCGCAGCCTTACTCGGCCAGCGTGTTCAATATCTCGGCGATGAGCTTCGGCGCGCTCTCCGCCAATGCCGTGCGCGCGCTGAACGAAGGCGCGCGACGCGGCGGCTTCTACCACGACACCGGCGAGGGTTCGATCTCGCCGTATCACCGCGAGAACGGGGGCGACCTGGTCTGGGAGATCGGTTCGGGCTATTTCGGGTGCCGTGACGAGCGGGGGGCGTTCAGCGAGGAACGCTTCGTCGAAAACGCACGCTCCCCGCAGGTGAAGATGATCGAGCTGAAGCTGTCGCAGGGCGCCAAGCCCGGCCATGGCGGCGTGCTGCCGGCGGCCAAGGTCAGTGCGGAGATCTCCGCCACGCGCGGCGTGCCGATGGGCCACGACTGCGTTTCGCCGGCCAGGCACTCCGCGTTCTCCACGCCGGTGGAATTGCTGCAGTTCATCGCGCGCCTGCGCGATCTCTCCGGCGGCAAGCCGACGGGCTTCAAGCTGGCCATCGGCCATCCCTGGGAGTGGTTCGCCATCGCCAAGGCGATGCAGGAAACCGGCCTGCTGCCGGATTTCATCGTCGTCGACGGGGCGGAGGGCGGCACCGGTGCGGCGCCGTCGGAGTTCATCGACCATGTGGGCGTGCCGATGCATGAAGCGCTGCTGCTGGTGCACAACACGCTGGTCGGACTGAACCTGCGCGACCGCATCCGCATCGGCGCGGCGGGCAAGATCATCAGCGCCTTCGACATCGCCCGGATCATGGCGATGGGCGCGGACTGGTGCAACGCTGCGCGGGGTTTCATGTTCGCGCTGGGCTGCATCCAGTCGCAGAGTTGCCATAACGACCGTTGCCCGACCGGCGTGGCCACGCAGGATCCGCGTCGCTGGAAACACCTCGACGTGCCCGACAAGTCGGTGCGCGTGCAGCAGTTCCACGACAACACGCTGAAGGCGCTGCGCGACATGCTGTGTGCTGCCGGGCTGGAGCATCCGCAACAGCTGGGGCCGGAACACATCCTGCGCCGCGTGTCGCCGATCGAAGTGCGTTCGCTGGCCTCGCTCTACCGCTTCGTGGAGCCCGGCGAGCTGCTTGACCGCGTGCCCGCGCATGCGGTCTTCCGCGACTTCTGGCCGGATGCCCGCAGCGACAGTTTCGCCGCGCCGCGCCGCGTCAGCGCGCTGTGCGATGCCAAGGACCGCTGA
- the arsC gene encoding arsenate reductase (glutaredoxin) (This arsenate reductase requires both glutathione and glutaredoxin to convert arsenate to arsenite, after which the efflux transporter formed by ArsA and ArsB can extrude the arsenite from the cell, providing resistance.) gives MEDTRLYHNPRCSKSRNALQLLQARGIEPRIIPYLEQPPSADEIRSLLALLGVPARSLIRTGEEDYAALGLADMSLDEETLIQALATHPRLLERPLFVHAGRAVIGRPPERVLDLLPPV, from the coding sequence ATGGAAGACACCCGCCTGTACCACAACCCCCGCTGTTCCAAGTCACGCAACGCGCTGCAACTGCTGCAGGCGCGCGGCATCGAGCCCCGCATCATCCCCTACCTGGAACAGCCGCCGTCGGCCGACGAAATCCGGTCGCTGCTGGCCCTGCTCGGCGTGCCCGCACGCTCACTGATCCGGACCGGAGAAGAGGACTATGCCGCGCTCGGACTGGCCGACATGTCACTCGACGAAGAGACCCTGATCCAGGCCCTGGCCACCCACCCGCGGCTGCTGGAGCGCCCCCTCTTCGTTCACGCCGGGCGCGCGGTGATCGGCCGTCCGCCGGAGCGGGTACTGGACCTGCTGCCGCCCGTTTGA
- the gyrA gene encoding DNA gyrase subunit A produces MAELAKEIIPVNLEDEMRRSYLDYAMSVIVGRALPDVRDGLKPVHRRVLFAMNELGNHANKPHVKSARIVGDVIGKYHPHGDQSVYDTLVRMAQPFSLRYLLVDGQGNFGSVDGDAAAAMRYTEARMAKLTHELLADIDKETVDFQPNYDEKEQEPTVLPTRFPNLLVNGSAGIAVGMATNIPPHNLSEVVNGLIALIDNPELDVDGLMQYIPGPDFPTAGIINGTAGIVAGYRTGRGRVRMRAKADIEVNEDNGRESIIVTEIPYQVNKARLIEKIAELVKEKKLEGISELRDESDKDGMRIYIEVKRGESAEVVLNNLYQQTPMESVFGINMVALVDGRPQLLNLKQMLEAFVRHRREVVTRRTIFDLRKARARAHILEGLTVALANIDEMIELIKTSANPQEARERMLAKTWEPGLVGTLLAAAGAEASRPEDLPVGVGFHDGRYQLTEVQATQILEMRLHRLTGLEQEKLTEEYKELLETIAGLIRILENPDVLLQVIRDELLNVKAEFGDERRSEIRHSEEDLDILDLIAPEDVVVTLSHAGYAKRQPASAYRAQRRGGRGRSAAATKEEDFIDQLWLVNTHDTLLTFTSSGKVFWLPVYQLPEAGSNARGRPIINWIPLEPGEKVQAVVPVRAYEEGRYVFFATKDGTVKKTPLTEFAFKLARGKIAINLDEGDALVGVALTDGERDVMLFASNGRAVRFSESLVRPMGRTATGVRGMRLAPGSDAEVEADEGDAGEGVDVDAAPVIHDSGSEVVSLVVVDGDGDILTASERGYGKRTPVTEYPRKGRGTRGVIALKTTERNGKLVGAIQLSDHHEVLLISDGGTLVRTRASGISQVGRNTQGVTLMRLGEGEVLQAVERLDASLDDEDEGGDTPADLASVAPPAEDQPQA; encoded by the coding sequence ATGGCCGAACTCGCCAAGGAAATCATCCCCGTCAACCTCGAAGACGAGATGCGCCGCAGCTATCTCGATTACGCGATGAGCGTGATCGTGGGGCGCGCACTCCCGGATGTCCGCGATGGCCTGAAGCCTGTCCACCGGCGTGTCCTGTTCGCCATGAACGAACTGGGCAACCACGCCAACAAGCCCCACGTGAAGTCGGCGCGCATCGTCGGTGACGTGATTGGTAAATACCACCCCCACGGCGACCAGTCGGTGTACGACACGCTGGTGCGCATGGCGCAGCCGTTCTCGCTGCGCTACCTGCTGGTCGACGGCCAGGGCAACTTCGGTTCGGTCGACGGCGATGCCGCCGCCGCCATGCGTTACACCGAAGCGCGCATGGCCAAGCTCACCCATGAGCTGCTGGCCGACATCGACAAGGAAACCGTCGATTTCCAGCCCAACTACGACGAGAAGGAACAGGAGCCGACGGTCCTGCCGACGCGCTTCCCGAACCTGCTGGTCAACGGTTCGGCCGGCATCGCGGTGGGCATGGCCACCAACATCCCGCCGCACAACCTGTCGGAAGTGGTCAACGGCCTGATCGCGCTGATCGACAATCCGGAACTGGATGTCGACGGATTGATGCAGTACATCCCGGGCCCGGATTTTCCCACCGCCGGCATCATCAACGGCACCGCCGGCATCGTCGCGGGCTACCGTACCGGCCGTGGCCGCGTGCGCATGCGCGCCAAGGCCGATATCGAAGTCAATGAAGACAACGGCCGCGAATCGATCATCGTCACCGAGATCCCGTATCAGGTGAACAAGGCGCGGCTGATCGAGAAGATCGCCGAGCTGGTGAAGGAAAAGAAGCTGGAAGGCATCAGCGAGCTGCGCGACGAGTCCGACAAGGACGGCATGCGCATCTACATCGAGGTCAAGCGCGGCGAATCGGCCGAGGTCGTGCTGAACAACCTGTACCAGCAGACGCCGATGGAGTCGGTGTTCGGCATCAACATGGTCGCGCTGGTCGACGGCCGCCCGCAGCTGCTCAACCTGAAGCAGATGCTGGAAGCCTTCGTGCGCCACCGCCGCGAAGTGGTCACCCGCCGCACCATCTTCGACCTGCGCAAGGCCCGCGCCCGCGCGCACATCCTCGAAGGCCTGACGGTCGCGCTGGCCAACATCGACGAGATGATCGAACTGATCAAGACGTCGGCCAACCCGCAGGAAGCGCGCGAGCGCATGCTGGCCAAGACCTGGGAGCCGGGCCTGGTGGGCACCCTGCTGGCGGCGGCCGGCGCCGAGGCCTCGCGTCCGGAAGACCTGCCGGTCGGCGTCGGTTTCCATGACGGCCGCTACCAGCTGACCGAAGTGCAGGCCACCCAGATCCTGGAGATGCGCCTGCACCGCCTGACCGGTCTGGAACAGGAAAAGCTGACCGAGGAATACAAGGAACTGCTGGAAACCATCGCCGGCCTGATCCGCATCCTGGAAAACCCGGATGTGTTGCTGCAGGTGATCCGCGACGAGTTGCTGAACGTCAAGGCCGAATTCGGCGACGAGCGCCGCAGCGAGATCCGCCACAGCGAGGAAGACCTGGACATCCTGGACCTGATCGCGCCGGAAGACGTGGTGGTCACCCTGTCGCACGCCGGTTACGCCAAGCGCCAGCCGGCCAGCGCCTACCGCGCGCAGCGTCGTGGCGGCCGTGGCCGCAGCGCGGCGGCGACCAAGGAAGAGGATTTCATCGACCAGCTGTGGCTGGTCAACACGCACGACACGCTGCTGACGTTCACCAGCAGCGGCAAGGTGTTCTGGCTGCCGGTGTACCAGCTGCCGGAAGCCGGCTCGAACGCGCGTGGCCGCCCGATCATCAACTGGATCCCGCTGGAACCCGGCGAGAAGGTGCAGGCGGTGGTGCCGGTGCGTGCGTACGAGGAAGGCCGCTATGTGTTCTTCGCGACCAAGGACGGCACGGTCAAGAAGACCCCGCTGACCGAGTTCGCGTTCAAGCTGGCGCGCGGCAAGATCGCGATCAACCTGGATGAAGGCGATGCGCTGGTCGGCGTTGCCCTGACCGATGGCGAACGCGACGTCATGCTGTTCGCGTCGAACGGGCGCGCGGTGCGCTTCTCCGAATCGCTGGTGCGCCCGATGGGTCGTACCGCGACCGGCGTGCGCGGCATGCGCTTGGCGCCGGGCAGCGATGCCGAGGTGGAAGCGGACGAAGGCGATGCGGGTGAGGGCGTCGACGTCGATGCCGCGCCGGTGATCCACGACAGCGGTTCGGAAGTGGTCAGCCTGGTCGTGGTCGATGGCGACGGCGACATCCTGACCGCCAGCGAGCGCGGTTACGGCAAGCGCACGCCGGTGACCGAGTACCCGCGCAAGGGGCGTGGCACCCGTGGCGTCATCGCGCTGAAGACCACCGAGCGCAACGGCAAGCTGGTCGGTGCGATCCAGCTGTCCGACCACCACGAAGTACTGCTGATCTCCGACGGCGGCACGCTGGTGCGGACGCGGGCCAGCGGCATCTCGCAGGTGGGTCGCAATACGCAGGGCGTCACCCTGATGCGGTTGGGCGAGGGTGAAGTGCTGCAGGCGGTCGAACGCCTGGACGCCTCGCTCGACGATGAGGACGAGGGCGGCGACACGCCGGCGGATCTGGCCTCCGTCGCCCCTCCGGCGGAAGACCAGCCCCAGGCGTAA